A single window of Selenomonas sputigena DNA harbors:
- a CDS encoding MBL fold metallo-hydrolase RNA specificity domain-containing protein, whose product MKLTFLGAAHTVTGSCYLLESEERKVLVDCGMFQGGRRIRELNYKEFCFNPAELDCVILTHAHIDHCGLVPKLYKEGFKGAVYATKVTCELAHIMLPDSAHIQEHDSEVLNRKIQRSGDTLIQPLYAMEDAEASLKHFVPKSYNELFRVENNIEVRFRDAGHIIGSAIVEMYVEENGKKTKLVFSGDLGQPDQPIIKDPTIIEGADYLLLESTYGDRLHQFYDKEAALLEAVQDTMERGGNLIIPAFAVGRTQTLLYYFYKLWKEGRMEDVPIILDSPMAIAATRVFMENMQEFDETTVELLAKHGGGLPQMPHLRICETAEESRALNSQASSAVIISASGMADAGRILHHLKHNLWRPESTILFVGYQAEGSLGRRLIDGVKRVKVMGEEIAVKANIQMLEGFSAHADMNQILDWLAPIQEPNPARVFVVHGEPSASESLAEQIEKRFKLKTYIPFFGDSIVMTGREHEIHESHLPEVSVEKEMEDFLRTVDSTYRQQRRRLLQYVVRNPQQMEVVVRTVQKGWNYMKKLFATFNL is encoded by the coding sequence GTGAAATTGACATTTCTAGGGGCTGCTCATACAGTTACCGGCTCTTGCTATTTGCTGGAGAGCGAGGAGCGGAAAGTTTTGGTGGACTGCGGCATGTTTCAAGGCGGTCGCCGCATACGCGAGTTGAATTACAAGGAGTTTTGCTTCAATCCTGCTGAACTCGACTGCGTGATTTTGACACATGCACATATCGACCATTGCGGTCTTGTGCCGAAACTCTATAAAGAGGGTTTCAAGGGGGCTGTATATGCGACGAAAGTGACCTGCGAGTTGGCGCATATCATGCTGCCGGATTCTGCCCATATACAGGAGCACGATTCGGAGGTTCTGAACCGCAAGATTCAGCGCAGCGGCGATACGCTGATTCAGCCACTCTATGCGATGGAAGATGCAGAAGCGTCGCTGAAACATTTTGTGCCGAAGTCTTACAACGAATTGTTTCGCGTAGAAAACAACATCGAAGTGCGCTTTCGTGATGCCGGTCATATCATTGGCTCTGCCATCGTGGAAATGTACGTGGAAGAGAACGGGAAGAAGACGAAGCTCGTGTTTTCCGGCGATTTAGGTCAGCCCGATCAGCCCATCATCAAAGACCCTACGATCATCGAAGGGGCGGATTATCTGCTGCTTGAGTCGACATACGGTGATCGCCTGCATCAATTCTACGATAAGGAAGCAGCCCTCCTGGAAGCCGTGCAGGACACGATGGAGCGCGGCGGCAATCTCATCATCCCAGCTTTTGCTGTCGGACGCACGCAGACCTTGCTCTATTATTTTTATAAGCTTTGGAAGGAAGGGCGCATGGAGGATGTTCCCATCATATTGGATAGCCCCATGGCGATTGCTGCTACGCGCGTGTTCATGGAAAACATGCAGGAGTTTGACGAGACGACGGTAGAGCTGTTGGCGAAGCACGGCGGCGGCTTGCCGCAAATGCCGCATCTGCGCATCTGCGAGACTGCAGAAGAATCGCGGGCTTTGAATTCGCAGGCGAGCTCCGCCGTCATCATTTCGGCGAGCGGCATGGCAGATGCCGGGCGCATTCTCCATCATCTCAAACACAACCTTTGGCGACCGGAGTCGACGATTCTCTTTGTCGGATACCAAGCGGAAGGCAGTTTGGGCAGACGCCTCATCGACGGCGTGAAACGAGTCAAGGTCATGGGCGAGGAAATCGCAGTCAAAGCCAATATTCAAATGCTGGAAGGGTTTTCCGCCCATGCAGATATGAACCAGATTCTTGATTGGCTCGCGCCCATACAGGAGCCGAATCCCGCGCGCGTATTCGTCGTTCATGGTGAGCCGTCCGCTTCGGAGTCGCTTGCCGAGCAAATCGAGAAGCGATTCAAGCTCAAGACATATATTCCGTTCTTTGGTGATTCCATCGTCATGACGGGGCGTGAACATGAGATTCATGAGTCTCATCTGCCGGAAGTTTCTGTCGAAAAGGAAATGGAGGACTTCCTGCGCACGGTTGATTCCACTTATCGCCAGCAGAGACGTCGCCTGCTGCAGTACGTTGTGCGCAATCCGCAGCAGATGGAGGTTGTCGTCCGCACGGTGCAGAAGGGCTGGAACTATATGAAGAAGCTTTTTGCGACGTTCAATCTCTGA
- the carA gene encoding glutamine-hydrolyzing carbamoyl-phosphate synthase small subunit, whose product MKGNLILEDGSAFSGELLDEAKAFGEVVFNTGMTGYQEVLTDPSYCSQIVTLTYPLIGNYGVAKSFMESRKSFVNGFIIAELCDVGSNWQSEGALADFLREQGVPCLHGVDTRAVTRHIRSAGAMKGVIVPENTTQKEINRMLSREIQKDVVATVTTKETYVMAADSADALRVVVMDFGIKQNILRSLHEFGFHLTVVPAQTSAEEILAMNPDGVFLSNGPGDPKDVPDIIAEVKKLIGKKPIFGICLGHQLFALAMGADTYKLKFGHRGSNQPVKNLAMNRVHISSQNHGFAVDESSLQGLPLEVTHRAVNDGTVEGLRHTELPVFTVQYHPEASPGPTDNRYLFEQFRALLKEEK is encoded by the coding sequence ATGAAGGGGAATTTGATTTTAGAGGACGGCAGCGCCTTTTCCGGTGAATTGCTGGATGAAGCGAAAGCATTCGGCGAAGTCGTATTCAATACGGGCATGACGGGCTATCAAGAGGTTCTGACCGACCCGTCGTATTGCAGCCAGATTGTGACCTTGACGTATCCGCTGATCGGCAATTATGGCGTGGCGAAAAGCTTCATGGAATCGCGCAAATCCTTTGTCAACGGTTTCATTATAGCGGAGCTTTGTGATGTCGGCAGCAACTGGCAGTCGGAAGGAGCGCTGGCGGACTTCCTGCGCGAGCAGGGCGTGCCCTGCCTGCATGGCGTCGATACGCGCGCTGTGACGCGCCACATTCGCTCTGCCGGTGCGATGAAGGGCGTCATCGTGCCGGAAAACACAACGCAAAAGGAAATCAACAGGATGCTTTCCCGAGAAATTCAAAAGGACGTTGTGGCAACGGTGACGACAAAAGAAACGTATGTCATGGCCGCGGACAGTGCGGATGCGCTGCGGGTCGTCGTCATGGATTTCGGCATAAAGCAGAACATCCTGCGCTCCCTGCATGAATTTGGCTTCCATCTCACCGTTGTGCCGGCACAAACATCGGCGGAAGAAATACTTGCCATGAATCCAGATGGCGTATTTCTGTCCAACGGTCCCGGCGATCCCAAGGATGTACCGGACATCATCGCAGAAGTCAAAAAGCTCATCGGCAAAAAGCCCATCTTCGGCATTTGCCTCGGGCATCAGCTCTTTGCGCTCGCCATGGGAGCCGATACATATAAATTGAAATTCGGTCATCGCGGCTCGAATCAACCCGTCAAAAACTTGGCGATGAACCGCGTGCACATCTCATCGCAGAATCATGGCTTTGCCGTCGATGAATCGTCTCTGCAGGGACTGCCGCTGGAGGTCACGCATCGCGCCGTAAACGATGGGACGGTGGAGGGACTGCGCCATACAGAGCTTCCCGTATTCACGGTGCAGTATCATCCCGAGGCGTCGCCAGGGCCGACGGACAACCGCTACTTATTTGAGCAGTTTCGCGCACTTCTCAAGGAGGAAAAGTAA
- a CDS encoding dihydroorotase yields the protein MKQIFKGGRVVDPKNGVDEKLDILVEDGIVQKVDKNVVDEEAEIVDVSGKVLVPGLIDMHTHLREPGQEAKEDFLSGSKAAAAGGFTTVATMPNTSPVVDTAALVRSLQTRAKEVGLVHIEIIGALTKGQKGEELAEVGDMSLAGAVAFSDDGHYVKSAKVMMNGMDYLKNFDKIIIDHDEELSLIEEGVMNEGHRSAMLGMKGRPTVAEDIAVARDILLAEYVDSPVHVAHISSARSAELVREGKRRGVKVTAEVTPHHLILTDACVNPLDSSTKVNPPLRGQKDVDAMLEALQDGTIDIIVSDHSPHAEEEKDREYMYAPSGFPGLETTLGLLLTELYHKGKMDLSTLIAKMTSAPAALFRLNAGSLEAGMPADITVIDLEKEWVVDADKFYTRGTHSPYVGRRLKGRAVMTVVDGRIVMRDGNVLASKKENVG from the coding sequence ATGAAGCAGATCTTTAAGGGCGGTCGCGTCGTAGATCCGAAGAATGGCGTAGATGAAAAACTGGATATTCTCGTCGAGGACGGCATTGTTCAAAAGGTTGACAAGAATGTGGTGGATGAAGAGGCCGAAATCGTCGATGTCAGCGGCAAGGTTCTCGTTCCCGGCCTCATTGATATGCACACGCATCTGCGTGAGCCGGGGCAGGAAGCGAAAGAGGATTTCTTGTCCGGCTCGAAGGCGGCGGCTGCAGGCGGCTTCACGACGGTCGCCACTATGCCAAATACAAGCCCTGTCGTAGACACCGCCGCCTTGGTGCGCAGTCTGCAGACGCGGGCGAAAGAGGTCGGCCTCGTTCACATCGAAATCATCGGAGCGCTGACAAAGGGACAGAAGGGCGAAGAGCTTGCAGAAGTGGGCGATATGAGCCTCGCTGGAGCCGTGGCGTTTTCCGATGACGGACACTATGTGAAGTCTGCCAAGGTCATGATGAATGGCATGGATTATCTGAAAAATTTTGATAAGATCATCATCGATCATGATGAAGAACTCTCGCTCATCGAAGAAGGTGTCATGAACGAAGGGCATCGCAGCGCGATGCTCGGCATGAAGGGGCGTCCGACCGTGGCGGAAGATATCGCTGTGGCGCGCGATATCTTGCTTGCAGAATATGTCGATTCGCCCGTCCATGTTGCGCACATCAGTTCGGCACGTTCTGCCGAGCTTGTGCGCGAAGGGAAGCGGCGCGGTGTCAAGGTCACGGCGGAAGTTACGCCGCATCACCTCATCCTGACGGATGCCTGTGTCAATCCGCTGGATTCTTCCACCAAGGTTAATCCGCCGCTACGTGGGCAGAAGGATGTCGACGCCATGCTTGAGGCGCTTCAGGACGGCACGATCGACATCATCGTTTCCGATCACTCGCCGCATGCCGAGGAGGAAAAAGATCGGGAATACATGTATGCGCCGAGCGGTTTTCCAGGTCTTGAAACGACGTTGGGGCTTTTGCTGACAGAGCTTTACCACAAGGGGAAAATGGATTTGTCCACGCTCATTGCCAAGATGACTTCAGCGCCTGCTGCATTGTTTCGCTTGAACGCAGGCAGTTTGGAAGCGGGAATGCCGGCGGACATCACGGTCATCGATCTCGAAAAAGAGTGGGTGGTGGATGCCGACAAGTTCTATACGCGCGGCACGCACTCGCCTTATGTTGGGCGTCGCCTGAAAGGCAGAGCGGTGATGACGGTGGTCGATGGCCGCATTGTGATGCGCGATGGAAATGTCCTCGCCTCAAAAAAGGAGAATGTCGGATGA
- a CDS encoding aspartate carbamoyltransferase catalytic subunit, with protein sequence MSKNPVSLRGKNILGLEDFSSEEIQLVLDSAKGMKNVIHRDIKKLPTLRGKSIVTLFYEPSTRTRSSFELAGKYLGADVVNITAGTSSIVKGESLRDTLLTVEAMGVDAIVMRHKAEGAAAYATQVVSPVIINAGDGAHAHPSQGLLDLFTILQYKNTLQGLKVAIIGDISHSRVARSDLWGMRKMGMEVHLAGPKTLLPRFLKEEPGIFVHECIEDAIRDADVINVLRIQLERQKAGLFPSMREYARIFGLNEERLKLAKEDVLVLHPGPMNKGLEISPRVAYSSHSAIQEQVQNGVAVRMALLALALMGGKQNEADL encoded by the coding sequence TTGAGCAAGAATCCTGTTTCATTACGCGGCAAGAACATTTTAGGACTGGAAGATTTCTCATCGGAGGAAATCCAGCTTGTCCTTGATTCTGCCAAAGGCATGAAGAATGTGATCCACAGGGATATCAAGAAACTTCCCACATTGCGAGGAAAGTCAATCGTCACATTGTTCTATGAGCCGAGCACGAGGACGCGCTCCTCTTTCGAGTTGGCGGGCAAGTATCTCGGCGCTGATGTCGTCAATATCACAGCGGGGACGAGCAGCATCGTCAAGGGGGAGAGTCTGCGCGATACGCTGCTGACGGTTGAAGCCATGGGAGTTGACGCCATCGTCATGCGCCACAAGGCTGAAGGTGCGGCGGCTTATGCGACACAGGTTGTGTCACCCGTGATCATCAATGCGGGCGATGGAGCGCATGCACATCCGTCACAGGGCTTGTTGGATTTGTTCACCATCTTGCAGTACAAGAATACCTTGCAAGGGCTGAAGGTCGCTATCATCGGCGACATTTCGCACAGCCGCGTGGCGCGCTCCGATCTATGGGGCATGCGAAAAATGGGGATGGAGGTTCATCTGGCCGGACCGAAGACATTGCTGCCGCGCTTTCTCAAAGAAGAACCGGGAATCTTCGTGCATGAGTGTATAGAAGATGCCATCCGCGATGCTGATGTCATCAATGTGCTGCGCATTCAGCTTGAAAGGCAGAAAGCAGGTCTTTTCCCTTCCATGCGTGAGTACGCACGCATCTTCGGTTTGAATGAGGAAAGGCTGAAGCTTGCTAAGGAGGACGTACTTGTACTTCATCCGGGTCCGATGAACAAGGGACTGGAAATATCACCGCGTGTAGCTTACAGCAGCCATTCCGCCATACAGGAGCAGGTGCAGAACGGCGTGGCAGTTCGCATGGCGCTCTTGGCTCTGGCATTGATGGGAGGAAAGCAGAATGAAGCAGATCTTTAA
- a CDS encoding UbiX family flavin prenyltransferase, with product MEKKKIIVGATGASGLPLLIECLKFIRKEEGFSSVLLMTRGAELTLQHETKMKVSDVAELADETFEIDEIGAGPASGSYLTAGMLIVPCSMKTLAGIHGGYADNLLLRAADVMLKEKRTLVLAVRESPLSPIHLRNMHELSLLPTVHIVPPMMVFYNQPKTIEEMVQQAAARLLAPFGLMAKAYRPWQGL from the coding sequence ATGGAAAAGAAAAAAATCATTGTCGGAGCCACTGGAGCGAGCGGCTTGCCGCTCTTGATTGAATGTCTAAAATTCATTCGCAAGGAGGAGGGTTTTTCTTCTGTCTTGCTGATGACTCGTGGGGCAGAGCTCACGCTTCAGCATGAAACAAAAATGAAAGTGTCCGATGTTGCCGAACTTGCGGATGAAACTTTTGAGATTGACGAAATCGGTGCGGGGCCTGCCAGCGGTTCTTACCTTACGGCAGGTATGCTCATCGTGCCTTGTTCAATGAAAACGCTCGCCGGCATACATGGCGGATACGCCGACAATCTCCTTCTGCGAGCGGCGGATGTGATGCTCAAGGAAAAGAGGACGCTTGTCCTCGCGGTTCGCGAGTCGCCATTGAGTCCGATTCATTTGCGCAATATGCATGAGTTGTCGCTTTTGCCGACGGTTCATATCGTGCCGCCTATGATGGTGTTTTACAATCAACCTAAAACCATAGAAGAAATGGTGCAGCAAGCAGCGGCAAGACTGCTTGCCCCTTTCGGGCTTATGGCAAAGGCATATCGTCCGTGGCAGGGACTTTGA
- a CDS encoding VanW family protein, with the protein MTQKEAEQYFTQLGKKKLASQTVSLRSNGAVWKIQPQEVNLQPAAAAAAEEAYNSGREGTFVLQAVTQIKNAIYGCNIPFTASYDESLLQAKLEGIAEKLLVQPVNAACEISTNGAIHHIPGKSGKKLDIAASLKALDKPLKEMQAANIELPLEENPPFVRTEDVANVNAVLGTYTTYYRHGARGDNIAIATQQLNGVLIRSGANFSFNNIVGTRTANAGYKNAAVLVNGKSVPGIGGGVCQVSSTLYNAILLAGLNPTERFSHFIPSSYCPPGLDATVADDLIDFQFMNPLPHNVYILASADGKKITVQVLGTQADLQGKHISIETVGSSRRPSVYRIYSANGQVVEREYLHTDSYS; encoded by the coding sequence TTGACGCAGAAGGAAGCGGAGCAGTATTTTACGCAGTTGGGAAAGAAGAAACTCGCCAGTCAGACTGTTTCTTTAAGAAGCAACGGCGCTGTGTGGAAAATACAACCGCAGGAAGTGAATCTGCAACCTGCTGCGGCTGCCGCTGCAGAGGAGGCCTATAATTCTGGGCGCGAGGGAACGTTTGTATTACAAGCAGTGACGCAGATCAAGAATGCTATTTACGGATGCAATATTCCTTTTACGGCAAGTTATGACGAATCGCTCCTGCAGGCGAAATTGGAAGGGATAGCGGAAAAACTCCTCGTTCAACCGGTCAATGCAGCATGTGAAATCAGCACCAACGGAGCGATTCATCACATTCCAGGAAAATCGGGGAAGAAGCTCGACATAGCCGCCTCATTGAAGGCGTTGGATAAACCGCTGAAAGAAATGCAGGCGGCAAACATCGAGCTGCCTTTGGAAGAAAATCCCCCGTTTGTCCGTACGGAGGATGTCGCCAACGTCAATGCCGTGCTTGGAACTTATACGACGTATTATCGTCACGGTGCGCGTGGAGACAATATTGCCATAGCGACGCAGCAGCTCAACGGCGTCCTGATTCGCAGCGGAGCAAACTTCTCTTTTAACAACATCGTGGGAACGCGTACCGCAAATGCCGGCTATAAAAATGCTGCGGTTCTGGTAAACGGAAAATCCGTTCCTGGTATTGGCGGCGGCGTCTGCCAGGTCAGTTCGACGCTTTACAATGCGATTCTCTTGGCAGGTCTCAATCCGACAGAGAGGTTTTCGCATTTCATTCCGTCTTCGTATTGTCCTCCGGGGCTTGACGCGACGGTGGCGGATGATTTGATTGATTTTCAATTCATGAATCCTCTGCCGCATAATGTTTATATTTTAGCAAGTGCAGATGGCAAAAAAATTACGGTGCAAGTGCTTGGTACGCAGGCAGATCTTCAAGGGAAGCACATCTCTATTGAAACGGTCGGCTCAAGCAGGCGACCTTCGGTATATCGCATTTACAGTGCTAACGGGCAGGTCGTCGAGAGGGAATACCTGCATACGGATTCTTATTCGTAG